Genomic window (Leptospira andrefontaineae):
CATTGGAAATTATGACGATGCGCTCGTTGTTTTAAATCGTATAGAGCCTAAGATCCCATCTGAAAGAGAAAAATTACTTTATTATACTCACCTGACCCAGGCTGCCGCTTATCATAAAAAGAAAAACTTCGAAGAAGCTTCCAAGTATTACAGAAAGGCGCATGCAAATAAACATACAGTCCTTCCTTTGATTGGTCTGACCAAAATTAAATGGCAGCAAAAGGATTGTGATAGTGCGATCAAAACCGCCGAAAAAGCTCTCGAATACGGAGAAAAAACCAGAGAGATCCGAATGTATATCGGCCTCTGCAAAATACAGATCGGCAAAAAAGAAGAAGGTTATGATCTTCTGAAAGAAATCGGTGCCGCCATCGAAAAAGAAAATCCGGAACTAAAAGAACTTCCGGACGTGTATTACGATGGTATTTTAAAACTTGCTAGATATTATACAAACAACGGTAACTATGAAAAAGCTCTCAAATATTTTCATGCTGTCCAACCGGATGAAGAAGAAATTAGAGAATACAATTTTTATTTAGGTAAAACCTATCTATACACCGGTTCCGTAGAAAAAGCGATCAATCATTTGGAAAGAGTAGAAGATTCTGCAGGAGCCTATTATCTCTTAGCGAAATGTTATGCAGAGAAGAATGACCAAGAAAAGACAATGTCCTATATTAAAAGATCAGGGAGTATCAAATCTTCTTATTGGTCTTCTGCAGAAAAAGACAAGGCATTCAAAAAATTCAGATCCGACGAAGGTTTCAAAACATTCTTGGAGACAAGAGCTGGAACTAGAGATCATAAAAAATCTGACGATGATAAAGACGACGACGATTCCCAAGATAGGGACTAATCGTTTATTTTCTTTTTGAAAGTAAGGTTTCCAGATCCACTTGTCCGGGAGCCTTTGGTTCTCCCAAACAACAATAAGTAAACTGAGATCCTATCCTTTCCGGAAAGATCCTAAATTCTTTTCCTGATTCTCCCATTAATATTCCGCAGAAGCCTATTGGGATA
Coding sequences:
- a CDS encoding tetratricopeptide repeat protein; the protein is MRKSFFSLLICFSIFFFSNSVFADMKEGKKAYSRKDYTEALKQFQKYNDGNPSSGEAWMYMGYIYESRKDYNKSIQAFKKAVSLNLPKKDLVNSLTKIILYHNYQRDYGEVISYSNRLLKIDPDLSHIQKIRAAAEERYSSGGPRKPVYHEEEPEQESVSSLEKKLKQEPNNKEILWRLALAYYNEKEFAKSESILSGLVKSEPENVEYGYKYGALLVRIGNYDDALVVLNRIEPKIPSEREKLLYYTHLTQAAAYHKKKNFEEASKYYRKAHANKHTVLPLIGLTKIKWQQKDCDSAIKTAEKALEYGEKTREIRMYIGLCKIQIGKKEEGYDLLKEIGAAIEKENPELKELPDVYYDGILKLARYYTNNGNYEKALKYFHAVQPDEEEIREYNFYLGKTYLYTGSVEKAINHLERVEDSAGAYYLLAKCYAEKNDQEKTMSYIKRSGSIKSSYWSSAEKDKAFKKFRSDEGFKTFLETRAGTRDHKKSDDDKDDDDSQDRD